One segment of Hippopotamus amphibius kiboko isolate mHipAmp2 chromosome 2, mHipAmp2.hap2, whole genome shotgun sequence DNA contains the following:
- the WDR93 gene encoding WD repeat-containing protein 93 isoform X4, giving the protein MTSPKGSRTQKMKLPTFTRKRTLEVPSPTEKDWSKDDEEDWVFKGPDQEQDSLPQPYRMIDKLVNFLFDRSWEIIEERDASRKAELSRIQPTIYPPLLESKLNKMPNCMAISQDYVFVGGTKGFSIYNLYNAKRLYVWEKFKLDVTSIWATDLGNEILIAPVDEIGIVRLFYFYKDGLYLIKAINEADDTSKQTTCIKMEISKGGDFAAFLLQALEARSLKSRSWGYLAGCV; this is encoded by the exons ATGACATCTCCCAAAGGAAGTCGAACACAGAAGATGAAGCTGCCCACTTTTACACGAAAGAGGACGCTGGAAGTGCCGTCCCCGACAGAGAAGGACTGGTCTAAGGATGATGAAGAGGATTGGGTCTTCAAGGGTCCAGATCAAGAGCAGGATTCCCTACCTCAGCCTTATCGAATGATCGACAAGCTGGTGAACTTTCTGTTTGACCGTTCGTGGGAAATTATTGAGGAGAGGGACGCCTCGAGGAAAGCTGAGCTCAGCCGGATCCAGCCCACCATCTACCCTCCACTTCTAGAAAGCAAG ctCAACAAAATGCCCAATTGTATGGCTATTTCCCAAGACTATGTGTTTGTTGGAGGAACCAAAGGATTCTCCATCTATAATCTGTACAATGCTAAACGTCTATATGTTTGGGAGAAATTTAAGCTTGATGTCACCTCCATCTGGGCCACAGATTTGGGGAATGAAATACTTATTGCTCCTGTGGATGAAATAG gtatcgttagattattttatttttataaggatGGTCTTTACCTCATCAAAGCCATCAATGAAGCG GATGATACCAGCAAGCAAACCACTTGTATAAAGATGGAGATTTCCAAAGGAGGGGACTTTGCAGCCTTCCTCCTACAAG ctctggaggccagaagtctgaaatcaag GAGCTGGGGATATTTGGCTGGATGTGTATAA